One window of Papaver somniferum cultivar HN1 chromosome 9, ASM357369v1, whole genome shotgun sequence genomic DNA carries:
- the LOC113311352 gene encoding uncharacterized protein LOC113311352, with protein sequence MNSGGRKWDLMHDEIEAMFFKERAILEAKYQKMKIVQEMTEIILGLQGDVPADSRKGVPYVGGNNKVAACAKHFVGDGGTTKGINENNTVTDWHGLLSIHMPGYYNSIIKGVSTIMVSYSSWNSEKMHANRDLVTNFLKDTLNFRGFVISDWQGIDRITSPAGTNYTYSVHSGINAGIDMV encoded by the exons ATGAATTCAGGTGGAAGAAAATGGGATCTTATG CATGATGAAATTGAAGCAATGTTTTTTAAAGAGAGAGCCATACTTGAAGCCAAgtaccagaagatgaagattgttCAGGAAATGACTGAGATTATTCTTGGTTTACAAGGAGATGTTCCCGCGGATTCTCGAAAAGGAGTTCCTTATGTTGGTGGAAA CAACAAGGTTGCTGCTTGTGCAAAGCATTTCGTTGGTGATGGTGGCACAACAAAGGGTATTAACGAGAACAACACAGTGACTGACTGGCATGGACTACTCAGTATTCATATGCCTGGTTATTATAATTCAATCATCAAGGGTGTATCAACCATCATGGTTTCGTACTCAAGCTGGAACAGCGAAAAGATGCATGCTAACCGTGATCTTGTTACTAACTTCCTCAAAGACACTCTTAATTTCAGG GGATTCGTCATTTCCGATTGGCAAGGTATTGACAGGATTACTTCACCAGCAGGCACCAACTATACTTACTCCGTCCATTCTGGGATTAATGCTGGCATTGACATGGTATGA